The nucleotide sequence acagctcctgCGACACCAGGTGGTTTGAGCTAATGCTGCTGCAAGATCCCTCTCTGTTCCAGCCCAGCCGTGATGCTGAGATCTCTGAGCATCATCCAAGAGCCTGTGACCACTGTGGACACGCTCCTGATCCTCATGACAGCAAGGAGACACACTGGGACTGCCAGCACTGCATGCTTGGGTGGCCAGGTACATGAGGGGACACTGTGTACCTGCAGGGAGCAAGTCAGGATGGATCTTCATGCAGGCAGCCAATCTGGAGGGGTCTTCAACAAGGAGATTTGAAACAAATTACTTGAATCCATTTAGGTGTGATTATTACAAGCAGACAAGAAAAACACAGTTATCCAcgtatatatttttatatatatataaatacatatatacactGTATAGATACATATATTGTGTTCAGGCAGAGAATTTCTGCACTGCAGAGCCTGTGCTGGGCCACAAACCTCCCTCTGCTCAGATATATTCTATGTCTGTACATACAGTGGGTGTATACACCCATctgagaaagagcagggagttAATTCCATATATCCTATATGTTAGAGAAGACTTGTAGAGCGGTGAGTGCTGCATCCATCTTGCAAATACCTTCTCACTGGGAGGGAGCAGCAACAGAGGCTGTGGGGGCAAAGCTCGATCGCCAGCCCCATGGAGAGGCCAAGCCAGCTGTGAGGTGCACGGCGACGTGGCCAGGACACTGTGTAGCTCTCTCTGGCATTCATCTTCCAGCTCTAGGTGTTGCGTCCACACATGCTCACTCTGATCGTGGTGGATCCTGGTTAGGAGGTGACAGCAGGGCACCACTGGCACCAGGATGGGCCAAATTCGGGGTGCTGGGCTAAGCAGGGAGCTGGACTCAGATGAAGGTTCCCAGGCAGGTGACAATGCTGCTGGCTTATGCCTAACCCAGCCCATGGTCATGGCTTCAGTGGGAAATCCAGCATGGGTGTTCTAGTTGCCGTGATGtcccctttccctcttcccagtCCATCCAGGGGTGCTTCTCCACCATTTCTCAGCACCAGCAATACCAGTGAGCCTGTGTCTCCTGCTGGTGTGGCCTCATTCTGGGCactgggggacagggatgtcTCAGCATTAAACAAAAACTATCCATGACACTGGTCTTGAGCTGGAGAAACACACGGCCCCATGGTATGGGATGAAGCAAACCCTCCCCAGCCTTTGCATGCTGTCCCCATCAGGGAATTTTTAATTGAGTATGGGCACAAATCATCCCCCAGCAGCTTATTTTGAGCCAGGGATGTGTCCTCCATGGTCCCACCTTGCTCTCCACAGTCCCAGTGGACTTTTATTGCATCAGTGGCTCGACCACCaaggtgctgagctgctccaagTGAGCAGCCAAGCCAGGGACAGGGCACTGGAACTGTGATGGGGGTAATACTGCACCACTACAGGCTGGAGGTGGGCTGAAAGCACTGAAAGCTTGGGAGATGCcatcctcctctcctccagcatgTCCCCAGTGAAGCCATCTGCTCCGTGGAGCTTAGAGCCGAAACTGCTCCGTGCCTCAGTGGCACTGAGGTGGCCTCATGCCCACCTAGGAGCCGTAGGTGACACAGTGGTCATGCCGCCACTTGGAGCTCATCTTGTCCAGGAGGTAGCGGGTGCTCTCCCGGAACTTGCGCTGGGTGAAGTAGAAGAGGATGGGGTCAAGGACGCTGTTCATGCTGGCAAAGGGCCGCGTGCACTTGTAGGCGATGGCGAAGGCCTgcagggccgggcagggcagggtgggcgAGGAGCGGACGATCAGGTAGATGGTCTTGGTGAGGTGGAAGGGGAAGAAGCTGATGGAGAAGACGATGACCACGATGATGACCATCCGCACGGCTTTGTCCTTCCTCTTGTGCACGGCCAGGCCGATCAGCTCGTCCTTCTGGCACAGGATGCGGGCCATGCTGCAGTAGCAGGCCAGGATGGCCACGAAGGGCAGCAGGAAGCCGGTAAAGGTGAGGGTGATGCCGTACGGGAAGTAGGCGGCGGAGCCGTCGGGCGGGCTCAGGTCGTAGCAGACAGTGCGGTTCCTCTGCGTGCCTGTGGAGGCGAAGACGAAGGTAGGCAGACACTGGGCAATGACGATGAACCACACAGCTGCACACACCAACCACGTCAGCTTCTTGCCCTTCTTCTTGTGCCACGAGGCCAAGGGGTGGCAGATGCCCAGGTAGCGCTGGACGCTGATGCAGGTGAGGAAGAAGATGCTGCTGTGCAGGTTGGTGTAGAACTGGAAGCGCACGAATTTGCAGGTGAAGTCCCCAAAGGGCCAGTAGTCCTTCTGGGTGTAGTTGTAGATGAGGAGTGGCAGGGAGCAGACGTAGAGCAGGTCAGCCACGGCCAGGTTGAGCATGTAGATGGTGGAGCGGCTCAGCGCTTTCTGGGCCAGCCAGATCTGCCCGATGACCACGGCGTTCAAGGGCAGCCCCACCACAAACACCACTGAGTACACCAGGGGCAGCAGGACCTGCTTGAACTCCTCATGGTAGGTGCACGAGTTCCTCCCGGTGCTCACTGCTGTCAGGTTGGTCATGGTGGTGTTCCCACCCCTCAGTGTTCTCTCTGCTGGTGTGGCCCCTCTGAAGCACCTGTGAATGTCAGAGGGGGGCAGTTGGTGACTCGTCTGTGTGCTGTCACATACACCCTCAAGAGATGAACCTGGACCAGTGTTCTGCAGGTTGGGGCAACCCTCAGCACCCACCCAGGCTGTGGGATGaagggatggagagcagccttGAGGATGATTTGGGGGTGTTGGTGGGTGAGAAGCTGGACATGACCCAACCATGTGCAGCCATGTGCAACCCCTCCTGCCCTGGACTGATCCCCCAGCGTGGGcagtggtggggggggggggggaattctgcctctcttcccctgtgctcaggtgagaccccacctacagagctgccccagccctgggcccaacagcacaaggacatgtagctgctggagagagtccagaggatggcacagagatgctccagggctggagccaggctgggagagctgggctacccagagaagctgtggcatccctggaagtgtcccgATTGGTTGTCCTGGTTAGAGCACCCTGGGCTAGTGCGAGGTGTCTCTCCCCATGGCAGAGTGTTGGAATCAatctttaaggtcacttccaacccagaccCTCATGTGATTCCACGGTTCTAAGCCACAACAATGGATTTAGGGGTCTAACAGGAAGGCGAAGGCAGAGTGAGTGGGACCGCACAGGACAGAGTGGTGGGCACACTTGCCACCACCCCAGCTCCACTTCCCGTGGCAGTTATCCCGCACAGAAAGGTTTGCACAAGCCCAAGTCGCTGCCATCCCCCTCCGGCAGAGGAAATTGCGGCAGGATGCGACGGTAGCCGCCGGCACGGCTTCCTGCGCCTCTGCAGGGGGTGCCAAAGCCCCGCAGCCAGCCGGGCTCAGCCCGGGAGATGCCACCCGCACGGAACCCTGCTCGACCCTCGTGGGCACTGCCAACCTGTAATTGGCACTGGCGACAACGATCCCAGAGCTTTTTAGTTTAGCGGGCTCTGAGAGCCCACGCAGTGTTCTctgggcaggggaggaggaCATCTGCTTTCCTCGGAGGCTCAGAGCAGCTTGGCAGAGCGGTCCCACAGCCGCATgaagcccctgccccagccgtgTCACCGGGCAGCATCTATGGCCTCTCCGTCCCTGGGTACCACCAGCGCCCGGAGCGCAGCAGGTCCGGGAAagcctctcctcctcctccctgccctcgctccttgccctgccctggccGGAGGCACGGGGCAAGCCCCCgcttcccctgctgccctgggtaCAAACCCGTCTGGAACTGGGTGGCCACTGGgaaggggaaactgaggcagggaggaggtgcccaagctccagccaggagcatggggcacagggcaccagggagagagagacaaaACGAGTCCAGGAGCCACCCTGTCAGCGtgtattccccccccccccccccccccatttcaGATGTTTGGGGATTCAGTGgtccccagagcacagcccagccatggTGTCAGTGCTGGGGACACGATTTGGGGGCTTGTGAATCTATCcccctgctgctgcacacacCTCCTGTCCCCCTGGTACCCTGCACCCCCATTCATCTCCTCACACCCTATTTGAGTCCCTCTGTTACTTCAGTGAGCCCTCATCACCTCTCAGCATCCCACTGTGCCCCCCTAAACCCTGCTGAGTCCCCCCTGCATCCTTCCCACTGACACCCCAGCTCCAGGAAGTCCTGGCACTCACCTCTCCCGCCTCCAAGGCAATAAATGCTCCAGGGCTGTGAACTTCCCTGTCCCCTGGGTCCCCCCCAAAGCTCCCCCGGGTCCCAAGGTTTGAGCAGCACTCACAGGGACCTCTGCTATCCCCCTTGCGTCCCTGGGAGCACcaccagggacactggggacaagGTGGTTGGGCAGAGGGGTCTTGGGGGATCTCTTACCTGCTGGGGTGCCCCAGGGTGCTGGCACCACTGCTCTGCCAGCTCATGGCACATCTGTGGGTGCCGTGCTTGCCCCACTGAGCAGCACTTCCCTTtcctctcagcagcagcagcagcaccctggggaaatggggaacaGAAACCCAGATGGCAGGGTGGTCATGGGGCTGCCTGGAATGGCTCTGCCTGGCACTGCGTGGCTGTGGCATGGCACAAATGCCACCAGGGCAGGGGGTGATCCTGCCTGTGGGTGCCAGGATGTGGCTGGCTCAGGCCATTATGAATTATTTggtcttttctgtattttttttaatttttcacctgattttttttggccgcttttccttatttttgagTCTTTCCTCCATTTTTGCCTCACTTCCCTCATATTTGGTTCCTTCCAAGTGTGGGCAGATGCTGGGGGCAGGGAAGTCCCCTGGCACTGCGACactaagaagaagaagatgcTTCACCTGTCCAGGTGCTGCAGTAAAACAAGGGAAACTGAGGTGCAGGCAGTGAGTGAAGTGAACCAGTGTGGCCTACAGCcctttttaacatatttttcccccaaaacacccctTGGAGGGGTGTTGGCAGGGCATTGCTAAGGGCCATGCCCAAGGCTACCTAGGCCTTCAGTTAAGGAGGGCACCCAGAAAAAGGAGGTGTGGCCCAAAAAAAGAAGGGATTTcccaaaaaatggaaaatgaggaaaaaaaaaaaaaaaaaagctctatGTAAGAGTGAAACAGCACTGaacctccctgctgctgggttTAGAGGGATGGGGAAActagaggagaggaggaaaaatccTTCCTGATCCCAGGGAAAAGCCAGACACTGgagaattcccatcccagttgTACCCAGGGCCTGCAGCTGCCCAAACCTCCAGTCACAGTCTGCCAGCACCCACCAATTAATGAAACCACACTGAGACCCTCAGCCTCAACCTGTCTCTGTGCCCAGGGCATGCTCCTACCTCACTGTCTGTCTGGGTGGATTATCCCAAAAGTCCCTTTtctcaccccaaaaccccatcATAGGAATCCCTGCCAGCTTTTGGGGTGATGGGGTTGGCCCCTCCCAAATCCATAGGAGCTGGTGCCCTGCCCCCACAGTTATGGGCACTGGCTGAAATTCACTTTTTCATGGAAATGAAACTTTCAAGGGAAAAATGAGACttttaggagggaaaaaagtgggGTGCCTGTGGTGTTGGGAAGGGTCAGGATGAGGTCACCCTCACCCCAGAGGGTTAAGGTGCCTGCAGAGGAGGAACAAGGATCAGGAAAGAGAAGTGGGGCTGCTCTGTGGCCAGATGGGGAAGAGATTAAAAATCATCACCAGCAGCTTCCAACTTCCCCCTGCACGTGCCCCCTCCAACCAACCGAGCCCTTGTCCAGTGGAATTCACTTTAATTAACACCCTGCTATTGATTTGAAGGGGGATTCTGCAAGCTGGAGACAATGGGAAAAGCTTTTGGATGTTGCTGCCCTCGAATAGGATGTGGGGGAGGGCTTCTTTCCCACCCTGGTCTCTGTGGCTcactggcagggctggaaagcTGGGCTGGGTGGAAGTGAAAGCTCCAGCTCAGCAAATTTCTAAGAGCATGAAAGGGGGATACTCCATCCTGCATGTCACTTAGCCAAAGCCACCACATCCTTATCCCCAGACATCTCCTGGCTGGTGCCAAGATACCTTGAGTTGCCCATCTGCCCAGTGGGGACCCAGGCTTGGATGTTTTAAGGGAAATCTCCATTTAGTGAAGCCTGAGGGTGTAATGCTGTGGAAAAATCGGGGAAGCGCTGGGAATTTTCGGGTACTAAACATGGATTGTTGGgaatggggcacagggtgatggcagagctaCTCTGTCTGTGGGTCACCACCTTCATCTCCCCATGATTTGGTGCCCCAACACAAATCAGCCCCTCAGGGAGGCTCTGGGCAAAATGGGCTGCAATTCCCTGCTGGAAAGGGAATGATGGGGACAGGAAAAGTACAATGAGCTTTCCCTGTCTCAGCTGGCCTATACCTCTCTCTGTGtaaatatcaatatcaatatcaatatcaatatatACCTCTATACATAAATACACCTCTGCACATCTCCCCACATATACACCTCACTATATCCAATCATACCTATGGCtctctacacacacacacacatattacatatttataaatataaatctcTCCACTCACACAGACACGAACTTCAACACAATATACACAAATACATGACCCCTATACACAAAAATATGTCCCTGAGCACATGGAGTCACACTCGTGTTGATACATAACTCTGTGcatatatatagaaatatatttatacatcTATACACCCATGTCTATGCAGACATGCTCATATATAGGAATATATTTATGCTTCTGGATGTATATAtgcacaaatatatataaacatatataaaaGGTAGAGGTCATGCTGCTGGCATCCACAGCCGAGGTGCCGAGGAAAACCAGGTCCCTCGAGCAGATTTAAGCACATTTAGGTGCAATACAACCTCTGGCACGGGGCTGATCCCTATGGATGCCTGAGGGATGCAGGCATGTCCCAGGTGCACCCCAGACCATGGGAGCAGAAGGACAGGGGGAAATCCACCCTGCACCAGCCCTGTCCGGGGGATCACGGTGGGATTTTGAGCCCTGCTCCATGGTAAGAGCTGCCAAACCTCCCCAGGAGCGAAGTCCGGCAGATTCCATTTGGAGTGGCTCTGGGATCACTCCAAATCCCAGCCGAAGCACGGATGTTCTCTGGATCTGACCCATTCTCTCCTGTTCTGCCTCATCCTGCCCAGTTCAGTTCGATCTGTTTGGGTCCAGTCCTGCTCATTCTGCCCCATCCTGCCCAGTTTGGTTTGACTCTGTTGGATCCCATTCTGACAGGTTCAGCTTTACCCCTCGGTTCCGATCCTGCCCGGTTCACTCTGACCGACACGgatcccctccctcccagttGGGACTGATCCCCTTGTGTCCCATCTTGCCCTGTCCAGTCCCATCCTGTCCACTAGGATCCCATTCTTTCCCGGCTCGGCTTGTGCCGTCCCCCAATCCCCATCCGCGGCACTTACCGGCAGCGGGATGTGCCAGGAAAGAGCGGGTTCACTCTAACCCTGTAAGGTCCCATCCTGCCTGGGTGGGTCTGACCCTGTCCTACCCGGTCCAGTCACATTCTGTCCGGTCCAGTCCCATCCCGTCCTTCCAGCCTACCCTGTCCGCTTCACTCTGGCACAATTGAATTCCATCCTTTCCCGATTCGGCTGGTCCCGTACTCCCGGTTACGCGGCACTTACCAGAGCGAGATGCGCCGGGAGGCAGCCGCTTCACTCTGACCCTTTAGGGTTCCATCCTGCCCTTTCCAGCCCATCCTGCCCTTTCCAGCCCCATCCCGCCATTTCCAGCCCCATCCTGCCCAGTTCACTCTGACCCCCCGAGACCCCATCCTGCCCTGTTGGCTCTGACCCTTTCGGGTCCCAACCTGCCCGGTTCACTCTGACCCTGTTGGGTCCCATCCCGGCCCGGTTCGGTGGATCCCGTTCCCACCGTTCGCGGCACTTACCGGCAGCGGGATGCGCCGGGAGCCCGCGGCACGGAGCTCTCGGAGCCGCCGCGGtgccgccgccgctccgccccGGGGCCGTCCCTCTCCGCCCCGCTCCAGCCCCGGCACCTGCGGGAGCGCCCggagggggctggggagggggcacagctgggctgggacagggcaggggggagAAACAGCTGGGCTGAGAGCGGCCAGCATGGGGGGCTCCCGGGCAAACATCTGGCTTCGGATTTTGGGCGAGCATCTGTATCCGAGCCGTTGTCGCGGGGCTTCCGACAGCCCCAAAAGTGGGATTTGCAGGGTGCGATGCCTACGGCCTAGGGACAGCTGGACTTTCCTGGCCCTGGGTGTCGGGGACAGGGTCTCCCTGAGGCATCGGGGCGCAGCCAGAGGGGTCGGTGCCTCCCGTACCCATTAACCAGGCGGTCAGCGCTCCGCGCTTCCTGAACAGGGCTATTAAAGAGCAATAAGGCAAAGAACCTCGGGGGGACGGCTTGGGTACGGAACGGCAGATGCATAAACAGccctgggatgctgggattcCGGGGGACGACGGGTTTGACCCTTTCTCTCCCTGGAAACCCTCCAGAAttatttcctgctttcttttggGGGGCTTGTGATGTGTCTCGGTGGATGTGGAAGGGAAGAAGGTGCTGAAGGCGTTACCCAGGTGATGGAATTCCATACGGGGGGCTCCCCAAGTATCACATTATTGAGCAGGCACCCAGATATGTCGTGACAGGGTTTGGAAAGGAGGGTGCAGTGGAATGAGGCTTCTGGATCCTGCTGCAGTGGACAAACACGGGCTTTCATCGATCCTGGCGTGAGCCCACAGCCCAGCCGGGCAGCGTGGCCACGGGAGAAATGGGCACTGGCAGGATCTGACACGAATATTTGCaaccacagccaggctggagccatccCTCACATCCCGGGGAT is from Cinclus cinclus chromosome 2, bCinCin1.1, whole genome shotgun sequence and encodes:
- the P2RY6 gene encoding P2Y purinoceptor 6, producing MTNLTAVSTGRNSCTYHEEFKQVLLPLVYSVVFVVGLPLNAVVIGQIWLAQKALSRSTIYMLNLAVADLLYVCSLPLLIYNYTQKDYWPFGDFTCKFVRFQFYTNLHSSIFFLTCISVQRYLGICHPLASWHKKKGKKLTWLVCAAVWFIVIAQCLPTFVFASTGTQRNRTVCYDLSPPDGSAAYFPYGITLTFTGFLLPFVAILACYCSMARILCQKDELIGLAVHKRKDKAVRMVIIVVIVFSISFFPFHLTKTIYLIVRSSPTLPCPALQAFAIAYKCTRPFASMNSVLDPILFYFTQRKFRESTRYLLDKMSSKWRHDHCVTYGS